A region from the Sphingomonas brevis genome encodes:
- the hemB gene encoding porphobilinogen synthase, whose product MVTPSFPSMRMRRGRSSPWIRDMLAEHRLHPSDLIWPLFICEGEGQEEPISTLPGVSRWSVDRLAEKAREARDLGIPCIALFPNTPPALRTDDAREALNPDNLICRAIKAIKDAVPEVGVLTDVALDPYTAHGHDGVVDDRGRVLNDETSAILVQQSLVQALAGADIVAPSDMMDGRVGAIRAGLEKAGLIDVAIMAYAAKYASAFYGPFRDAVGSRGLLKGDKRGYQMDPANGAEALREVALDLAEGADMVMVKPGLPYLDVLARVKDAFGVPTFAYQVSGEYAMIEAAAAAGAGEREALVLETLLAFKRAGATGVLTYHAPLAARLMAG is encoded by the coding sequence ATGGTAACGCCCTCATTTCCATCAATGCGGATGCGCCGTGGCCGCTCTTCGCCATGGATCCGCGACATGCTGGCCGAGCATCGGCTCCACCCCAGCGACCTCATCTGGCCCTTGTTTATTTGCGAGGGCGAAGGGCAGGAGGAGCCGATCTCGACGTTACCCGGGGTAAGCCGCTGGTCGGTCGACCGGCTGGCGGAGAAGGCGCGGGAAGCCCGCGACCTTGGCATTCCCTGCATCGCGCTTTTTCCCAATACGCCGCCGGCACTCAGGACCGACGATGCGCGCGAGGCACTCAACCCCGACAATTTGATCTGCCGGGCGATCAAGGCGATCAAGGATGCGGTGCCAGAGGTCGGCGTGCTGACCGACGTGGCGCTCGATCCCTACACTGCCCACGGCCACGACGGCGTGGTCGACGACAGGGGCCGGGTACTCAACGACGAAACCAGCGCGATCCTGGTCCAGCAGTCACTGGTGCAGGCACTGGCTGGGGCGGACATCGTCGCGCCGTCTGACATGATGGACGGCCGCGTCGGGGCGATCCGCGCCGGGCTGGAGAAGGCCGGGCTGATCGATGTGGCGATCATGGCCTATGCCGCCAAATATGCCTCCGCCTTCTACGGTCCGTTCCGCGACGCGGTTGGCTCGCGCGGGCTGCTGAAAGGCGACAAGCGCGGCTATCAGATGGATCCGGCCAATGGCGCCGAAGCGCTGCGCGAAGTGGCATTGGACCTGGCCGAGGGCGCGGACATGGTGATGGTCAAGCCGGGCCTGCCTTACCTGGATGTGCTGGCGCGGGTGAAGGACGCATTCGGCGTGCCCACCTTCGCTTATCAAGTGTCAGGCGAATATGCGATGATCGAGGCCGCCGCCGCGGCCGGTGCTGGCGAACGCGAAGCCCTGGTGCTGGAGACGCTGCTGGCGTTCAAGCGGGCCGGAGCAACCGGCGTTTTGACCTATCATGCGCCGCTGGCCGCGCGTCTGATGGCCGGATGA